The proteins below are encoded in one region of Thioalkalivibrio sp. K90mix:
- a CDS encoding HigA family addiction module antitoxin encodes MTMHNPPHPGEFIREVYLEPFGLSARQLASKLDVSPSTLGRVLQGRSGVSPEMALRLSKTLGRSPESWLAMQDQHDLWCARKSVKLDTVQRVRFDGPGDGGQPAA; translated from the coding sequence ATGACCATGCACAACCCTCCGCACCCGGGCGAGTTCATTCGCGAGGTCTATCTGGAACCGTTTGGACTCAGTGCCCGCCAGCTTGCCAGCAAGCTCGATGTCTCGCCTTCCACCCTGGGGCGCGTCCTGCAGGGACGCAGCGGGGTCAGCCCGGAGATGGCGCTGCGTCTGTCCAAAACGCTCGGCCGTTCGCCGGAAAGCTGGCTGGCCATGCAGGACCAGCACGATCTCTGGTGCGCACGGAAGAGCGTGAAGCTGGACACCGTGCAGCGGGTGCGGTTCGATGGACCTGGCGACGGCGGGCAACCTGCCGCTTAG
- a CDS encoding N-6 DNA methylase translates to MFEQTFRNIDDVLWKEAGCATELDYTEQTSWMLFLKYLDDLEYERAQEAELVGKSYQYIIDEPYRWSAWAAPKKADGTFDHDEALTGADLIGFVNDDLFPYLQGFRTRATGPDTLEYKIGEIFSEIRNKFSSGYSLRDALELIDGLSFRSQKEKHELSHLYEAKIRNMGNAGRNGGEYYTPRPLIRAMIQVVKPRIGERIYDAAAGSAGFLCEAHDYLRYGPDGQGDGKRDGSHLSISDLNTLQTRTFYAKEKKSLPYVIGIMNLILHGIEAPNVIHTNSLTENLSDIQEKDRFDVILANPPFGGKERKEVQQNFPIKTGETAFLFLQHFIKYLKAGGRTAVVIKNTFLSNSDNASRALRKELLQSCNLHTILDCPGGTFLGAGVKTVVLFFDKGAPTRKLWYYQLDPGRSLGKTNPLNDDDLKDFVARQAGFDDSDNSWTVDVQDIDPDSVDLSVKNPNKAEAEPLRDPEVIINEIETLDRESEEILEGIRGML, encoded by the coding sequence ATGTTCGAGCAAACCTTCCGCAATATCGATGATGTGCTCTGGAAAGAGGCCGGCTGCGCGACGGAGCTGGACTACACGGAGCAGACGTCGTGGATGCTGTTCCTCAAGTATCTGGATGATCTGGAGTACGAGCGCGCGCAGGAGGCGGAGCTGGTGGGCAAGTCCTATCAATACATCATCGATGAGCCGTATCGCTGGTCGGCGTGGGCTGCGCCGAAGAAGGCGGATGGTACATTCGACCATGACGAGGCGCTGACGGGCGCGGATCTGATCGGCTTCGTCAACGACGATCTGTTTCCGTATCTCCAGGGCTTCCGCACGCGCGCGACGGGGCCGGACACCCTCGAGTACAAGATCGGGGAGATCTTCAGCGAGATCCGCAACAAGTTCTCCAGCGGCTACAGCCTGCGCGATGCGCTGGAGCTGATCGACGGCCTGAGCTTCCGCTCGCAGAAGGAGAAGCACGAGCTCTCCCACTTGTACGAGGCGAAGATCCGCAACATGGGCAATGCGGGGCGCAACGGCGGCGAGTACTACACGCCGCGCCCGTTGATCCGCGCCATGATCCAGGTGGTGAAGCCGCGCATCGGCGAGCGCATCTACGACGCCGCCGCCGGGTCGGCCGGCTTTCTGTGCGAGGCCCACGACTACCTGCGCTACGGGCCGGACGGCCAGGGTGATGGGAAGCGCGACGGCAGCCATCTGTCCATCAGCGACCTGAATACCCTCCAGACCCGCACCTTCTACGCCAAGGAGAAGAAGAGCCTGCCCTATGTGATCGGGATCATGAACCTGATCCTGCACGGCATCGAGGCGCCCAATGTCATTCACACCAACAGCCTTACGGAGAACCTGAGCGACATCCAGGAGAAGGACCGCTTCGACGTGATCCTCGCCAACCCGCCCTTCGGCGGCAAGGAGCGCAAGGAGGTCCAGCAGAACTTCCCCATCAAGACCGGCGAAACGGCCTTCCTGTTCCTGCAGCACTTCATCAAGTACCTGAAGGCCGGTGGCCGCACCGCCGTCGTCATCAAGAACACCTTCCTGTCCAACAGCGACAATGCCTCGCGTGCGCTGCGCAAGGAACTGCTGCAAAGCTGCAACCTGCACACCATCCTGGACTGCCCCGGCGGCACCTTCCTCGGTGCGGGTGTGAAGACGGTGGTGCTGTTCTTCGACAAGGGCGCGCCGACCCGGAAGCTCTGGTACTACCAGCTCGACCCCGGCCGCAGCCTGGGCAAGACCAACCCGCTCAACGATGATGACCTGAAGGACTTTGTCGCCCGCCAGGCCGGCTTCGACGATTCTGACAATTCCTGGACGGTGGACGTCCAGGATATCGACCCGGACAGCGTCGATCTGTCGGTGAAGAACCCGAACAAGGCCGAAGCTGAACCCCTGCGCGATCCCGAGGTAATCATCAACGAGATCGAGACGCTGGACCGGGAGAGCGAAGAGATCCTGGAAGGCATTCGGGGGATGTTATGA
- a CDS encoding restriction endonuclease subunit S: MREGWKTAKLSELCDIQLGKTPARANSSYWDQERSTGNVWLSIADLLKSEANNVSDSKEYLSDKGAKLCKIVKKGTLLVSFKLTLGRVAFAGKDLYTNEAIAALTIHDEQIINRDYLFYFLHFFDWVKAAQDDVKLKGMTLNKAKLKEILVVVPPLPEQKRIVAILDEAFASIDTAVANTEKNLANARELFESYLNAVVDTAFRKSTVTVLSDLAEEITDGDHMPPPKAPSGVPFITIKNIDKRTRKVDFENTFRVPRSYFEGLKPNKRPRKGDVLYTVTGSFGIPVVVGQKTEFCFQRHIGLIRPKSGTDSSWLYYLLMSPQIFAQATDGATGTAQKTVSLKVLRSFRVPTIPLDQQVDNVQQLDNLLADVEGLESIYRQQLRNLGELKQSLLQKAFSGELTAGKAASDAMRQVEEIA; the protein is encoded by the coding sequence ATGAGGGAGGGGTGGAAGACAGCGAAGCTCAGTGAGCTTTGCGATATTCAACTTGGAAAGACACCCGCTCGCGCTAATTCTTCCTATTGGGATCAAGAGAGGTCCACCGGTAACGTTTGGCTCTCCATTGCGGATCTACTCAAATCTGAAGCCAACAACGTATCCGACAGCAAGGAGTATCTTTCGGATAAAGGGGCAAAGCTGTGCAAGATCGTCAAGAAGGGAACACTTCTTGTCAGCTTTAAGCTGACATTGGGCCGGGTCGCATTTGCGGGAAAAGACCTATATACCAATGAAGCGATTGCTGCGTTAACAATTCATGATGAGCAGATCATCAACCGAGATTATTTGTTCTACTTCTTGCATTTTTTTGATTGGGTGAAGGCAGCACAGGATGACGTCAAGCTCAAGGGGATGACGTTAAACAAGGCGAAGCTAAAGGAGATCCTGGTGGTTGTCCCACCCCTCCCCGAGCAAAAGCGCATCGTCGCCATCCTCGATGAAGCCTTCGCGAGCATCGACACCGCGGTCGCCAACACCGAAAAGAACCTCGCCAATGCCCGGGAGTTGTTTGAGAGTTATTTAAATGCAGTGGTTGACACCGCGTTCCGCAAATCCACTGTCACGGTGTTGTCTGACTTGGCTGAAGAGATCACTGATGGTGATCACATGCCTCCGCCCAAGGCACCATCGGGCGTTCCGTTTATAACGATCAAGAACATTGATAAAAGAACGCGAAAGGTTGACTTTGAGAACACCTTTCGTGTCCCTCGCAGCTACTTTGAGGGACTCAAGCCAAATAAACGCCCAAGAAAAGGCGACGTGTTGTATACCGTTACCGGTTCGTTCGGAATTCCTGTTGTGGTGGGTCAAAAGACGGAGTTCTGTTTCCAGCGACATATCGGTTTGATCCGGCCAAAATCAGGCACAGACAGTAGCTGGCTCTATTACCTTCTCATGTCTCCTCAGATTTTTGCGCAGGCGACTGACGGTGCCACCGGAACAGCACAGAAGACGGTTTCATTGAAAGTGCTTCGCAGTTTCAGGGTTCCAACGATTCCTTTGGATCAGCAAGTGGACAACGTACAGCAATTAGATAACCTCCTTGCTGATGTCGAAGGGCTTGAATCGATCTACAGGCAGCAGCTCCGTAACTTGGGTGAACTGAAACAATCCCTCCTGCAAAAAGCCTTCTCCGGCGAACTCACCGCAGGCAAGGCAGCCTCCGATGCCATGCGCCAGGTGGAGGAAATCGCATGA
- the rhuM gene encoding RhuM family protein, translated as MSAETQAPIVIFEDADKAVEVRLDADRETVWLTQEQMTVIFDVQKAAVSKHLKNIFQDGELEREATVSILETVRAEGKRRVTRQIEHYNLDAIISVGYRVNSRRAVKFRQWATRVLREHLTQGWTLNRQRFEENARELEAALALVRKAAQSPALDAGSGRGLVDIVSRYAQTFLWLQRYDEGLLTEPRAQTGGTLPSWEQARAALDGLKSDLMARGEATELFARDRGDGLTSLLGNLDQSVFGEPAYPSVESKAAHLLYFVVKNHPFSDGNKRSAAFLFVDFLHRNGRLLGESGEPVINDVGLAALTLLVAESDPANKETMIRLIMNMVAGDQG; from the coding sequence ATGAGCGCCGAAACCCAGGCCCCCATCGTGATCTTCGAGGATGCCGACAAGGCGGTCGAAGTTCGGCTGGATGCCGACCGCGAGACCGTCTGGCTGACGCAGGAGCAGATGACGGTGATCTTCGATGTGCAGAAGGCGGCGGTATCCAAGCACCTGAAGAACATCTTTCAGGATGGCGAACTGGAACGTGAGGCAACCGTTTCCATTTTGGAAACCGTTCGAGCCGAGGGAAAGCGCCGGGTCACCCGGCAGATCGAGCACTACAACCTCGACGCGATCATCTCCGTTGGCTACCGGGTGAACTCGCGCCGCGCCGTCAAGTTTCGCCAGTGGGCCACCCGCGTGTTGCGCGAACACCTGACCCAGGGCTGGACCCTGAACCGCCAGCGCTTCGAGGAAAACGCCCGGGAGCTGGAGGCGGCCCTGGCGCTGGTACGGAAGGCCGCGCAAAGCCCGGCGCTGGATGCGGGCAGCGGTCGTGGTCTGGTGGATATCGTCAGCCGCTACGCCCAGACCTTTCTGTGGCTGCAACGCTATGACGAAGGCTTGCTGACCGAACCGCGCGCCCAGACTGGAGGCACGCTGCCCTCCTGGGAACAGGCGCGGGCCGCGCTGGACGGGCTGAAATCCGACCTCATGGCACGCGGCGAAGCCACCGAGCTGTTCGCCCGCGACCGGGGTGATGGTCTGACCTCGCTGCTGGGCAATCTCGATCAGAGTGTGTTTGGTGAGCCCGCCTACCCCAGCGTCGAATCCAAGGCGGCGCACCTGCTCTATTTCGTGGTGAAGAACCACCCGTTTTCCGATGGCAACAAGCGCAGCGCGGCCTTTCTGTTCGTGGACTTCCTCCACCGCAACGGTCGCCTGCTGGGTGAGTCCGGCGAGCCGGTGATCAACGATGTCGGCCTCGCGGCCTTGACCCTGCTGGTGGCCGAGTCCGACCCTGCGAACAAGGAGACCATGATCCGTTTGATCATGAATATGGTGGCTGGAGACCAGGGATGA
- the hsdR gene encoding EcoAI/FtnUII family type I restriction enzme subunit R yields MNEAGLNEADTRAELIDPALKEAGWGVVEASRVRREVITLGRLQGGGKRARQDIADYVLTYRGQKLAVIEAKKRSLPVSEGLAQAKRYAERLQARFAYATNGDGIYRVDMTTGVEGAVDAWPAPDELWVETFGASVGAQDTWRERFGAVPFEDKGGFWQARYYQYNAINQALEAVAAGRDRILLTLATGTGKTAIAFQIAWKLFHARWSLAARAAGTPGRQPRILFLADRNILANQAFNDFSAFPEDALVRIDPEVIRKKGRVPKNGNVFFTIFQTFMTGRDAEGHSAPNFGDYPPDFFDFIIIDECHRGGANDESNWRGILEYFQPAVQLGLTATPKRTHNADTYAYFGEPVYIYSLKEGINDGFLTPFKVRQIATTLDDYVYTADDEIIEGEVEQGRRYTEEDFNRVIEITERERYRVKLFMEQIDPREKTLVFCATQEHALAVRDLINQLKTSKDPHYCERVTANDGKEGERFLKQFQDNEKTIPTILTTSQKLSTGVDARNVRNIVLMRPVNSMIEFKQIIGRGTRLFEGKDYFTIYDFVKAYEHFNDPEWDGEPLPPEPCERCGNSPCSCTTEPPQPCPVCGERPCVCEKEPPDPCEVCGEWPCICEKRRKVKIRLGDGKERAIQHMTATSFWGPDGKPISAAEFIQRLFGDLPELFQDEDELRRLWSRPDTRKSLLEGLEEKGYGTQQLAEVGKLIEAENSDLYDVLAYIAFNMAPVTRAERVDAHKERIFQGHDYRQQEFLRFVLDHYVAQGVSELDTAKLPQLIELKYHSLGDAVHELGPVSNIREVFVDFQQYLY; encoded by the coding sequence ATGAACGAGGCCGGCCTCAATGAGGCAGACACGCGCGCCGAACTGATCGACCCGGCCTTGAAGGAGGCGGGCTGGGGCGTGGTGGAGGCCAGCCGGGTGCGGCGCGAGGTGATCACCCTCGGGCGACTGCAGGGTGGCGGCAAGCGTGCCAGGCAGGACATCGCCGACTACGTGCTGACCTATCGCGGCCAGAAGCTGGCGGTGATCGAGGCCAAGAAGCGCAGCCTGCCGGTGAGCGAGGGGCTGGCCCAGGCTAAACGCTATGCCGAGCGCCTGCAGGCGCGCTTCGCCTACGCCACCAATGGCGACGGCATCTACCGGGTGGACATGACGACCGGTGTGGAAGGCGCGGTGGATGCCTGGCCCGCGCCGGATGAGCTGTGGGTGGAGACCTTCGGCGCGAGTGTTGGCGCGCAGGACACCTGGCGGGAGCGCTTCGGGGCCGTGCCGTTCGAGGACAAGGGCGGCTTCTGGCAGGCGCGCTACTACCAGTACAACGCCATCAATCAGGCGCTGGAGGCGGTTGCCGCGGGACGGGACCGCATTCTGCTGACCCTGGCCACCGGCACCGGCAAGACGGCCATCGCCTTCCAGATTGCCTGGAAGCTGTTCCATGCCCGCTGGAGCCTGGCGGCGCGTGCTGCCGGCACGCCGGGGCGGCAGCCGCGCATCCTGTTTCTGGCGGACCGCAACATCCTCGCCAATCAGGCCTTCAACGACTTTTCCGCCTTTCCCGAGGATGCGCTGGTGCGCATCGATCCGGAGGTGATCCGCAAGAAAGGCCGGGTACCGAAGAACGGCAACGTGTTCTTCACCATCTTCCAGACCTTCATGACCGGGCGCGATGCCGAGGGCCACTCGGCGCCCAACTTCGGCGACTACCCGCCGGACTTCTTCGATTTCATCATCATCGACGAGTGCCACCGGGGCGGCGCCAACGACGAGAGCAACTGGCGCGGCATCCTGGAGTATTTCCAGCCCGCCGTGCAGCTTGGCCTGACCGCCACGCCCAAGCGCACGCACAACGCCGACACCTACGCCTACTTCGGCGAGCCGGTCTACATCTACTCGCTGAAGGAAGGCATCAACGACGGCTTCCTGACGCCGTTCAAGGTGCGGCAAATCGCCACCACGCTGGATGACTACGTCTACACGGCGGATGACGAGATCATCGAGGGCGAGGTGGAGCAAGGGCGGCGCTACACCGAGGAGGACTTCAACCGCGTCATCGAAATCACCGAGCGCGAGCGCTACCGCGTGAAGCTGTTCATGGAGCAGATCGACCCGCGCGAAAAGACGCTGGTGTTCTGCGCCACTCAGGAACACGCGCTGGCCGTGCGCGACCTGATCAACCAGCTCAAGACCAGCAAAGACCCCCACTACTGCGAGCGCGTCACCGCCAACGACGGCAAGGAGGGCGAGCGTTTCCTGAAGCAGTTCCAGGACAACGAGAAGACCATCCCGACCATCCTCACCACCTCGCAGAAGCTGTCCACCGGCGTGGATGCCCGCAACGTGCGCAACATCGTGCTGATGCGGCCGGTGAACAGCATGATCGAGTTCAAGCAGATCATCGGACGCGGCACGCGCCTGTTTGAGGGCAAGGACTACTTCACGATCTACGACTTCGTGAAGGCCTACGAGCACTTTAACGATCCGGAGTGGGATGGCGAGCCCTTACCGCCCGAACCCTGCGAGCGATGTGGCAACAGCCCTTGTAGTTGCACTACGGAGCCTCCGCAGCCCTGCCCTGTTTGCGGCGAGCGGCCTTGTGTTTGCGAGAAGGAGCCGCCGGACCCCTGCGAGGTCTGTGGCGAATGGCCCTGCATCTGCGAGAAACGGCGCAAGGTGAAGATCCGCCTGGGCGACGGCAAGGAACGCGCCATCCAGCACATGACCGCTACCAGCTTCTGGGGGCCGGACGGCAAGCCCATTTCTGCCGCTGAATTCATCCAGCGACTATTCGGGGATCTGCCAGAGCTCTTCCAGGACGAAGATGAGCTTCGCCGCCTGTGGAGCCGCCCGGATACCCGCAAGAGTCTGCTGGAGGGACTGGAGGAGAAGGGCTACGGCACGCAACAGTTGGCCGAGGTCGGCAAGCTGATCGAGGCCGAAAACAGCGATCTATACGATGTGCTGGCCTACATCGCCTTCAACATGGCGCCGGTCACCCGGGCCGAACGAGTGGATGCCCACAAGGAGCGCATCTTCCAGGGACACGACTACAGGCAGCAGGAATTCCTGCGATTCGTGCTCGATCACTATGTCGCCCAGGGCGTGAGCGAACTGGATACGGCGAAGCTCCCCCAACTGATCGAATTGAAGTACCACAGCCTCGGTGATGCGGTGCACGAGCTAGGGCCGGTGAGCAACATTCGAGAAGTGTTCGTGGACTTTCAGCAGTATTTGTACTGA